One genomic segment of Linepithema humile isolate Giens D197 chromosome 5, Lhum_UNIL_v1.0, whole genome shotgun sequence includes these proteins:
- the Mlf gene encoding myeloid leukemia factor isoform X2, with the protein MSLFGYVGDDDIFNFFGSSMNTMRHMNTMMNSMLTDPFNMMNQNALMPHHGRSPYNDMPLSLFDQHYGRFGFNNMAPAGNCHSFMSQSVMTMSSGPDGRPQVYQETMSTRVAPGGIKETKKTVSDSRTGTRKMAIGHHIGERAHILERERNVHGDEEEHQEFINLEEEEAESFNHEWETRTRRVAGAIGAAGSGITASNYRHQPEPRQLALPSTTNVPSYKSPESATPSRAEVLPTSASASGSRKREREPDKQVSNKRHAVPDSDD; encoded by the exons ATGTCCTTATTCGGATATGTGGGTGATGAcgatattttcaactttttcgG CTCGTCAATGAATACCATGAGGCACATGAATACCATGATGAACTCCATGCTCACTGACCCGTTTAACATGATGAATCAGAATGCTCTTATGCCTCATCATGGTAGAAGCCCTTACAACGACATGCCACTCTCGCTATTTGACCAACATTATGGCAGATTTGGTTTT aataatatggCACCAGCTGGAAATTGTCATTCGTTTATGAGCCAGTCTGTAATGACTATGTCCAGTGGCCCTGATGGACGCCCACAAGTTTATCAAGAAACTATGTCTACAAGAGTGGCACCTGGTGGtataaaagaaactaaaaaGACAGTAAGCGACTCTCGTACTGGAACAAGAAAAATGGCTATTGGTCATCATATTGGCGAAAGGGCACATATCCTTGAAAGAGAGCGAAATGTGCATGGTGATGAAGAAGAACACCAGGAATTTATCAATCTTGAGGAAg AAGAGGCAGAGAGTTTCAATCACGAGTGGGAAACGCGTACACGACGCGTTGCTGGTGCAATTGGTGCTGCAGGTTCAGGTATAACTGCTAGTAACTACAGACATCAACCAGAGCCAAGACAATTGGCTTTACCATCTACCACAAATGTACCAAg cTACAAATCTCCGGAATCCGCCACACCTTCGAGGGCTGAAGTATTACCGACGTCAGCGTCTGCCTCAGGATCTCGAAAACGTGAACGTGAGCCGGATAAACAAGTCAGTAATAAGCGTCACGCTGTACCCGATAGTGACGACTAG
- the Mlf gene encoding myeloid leukemia factor isoform X3 has protein sequence MSLFGYVGDDDIFNFFGSSMNTMRHMNTMMNSMLTDPFNMMNQNALMPHHGRSPYNDMPLSLFDQHYGRFGFNNMAPAGNCHSFMSQSVMTMSSGPDGRPQVYQETMSTRVAPGGIKETKKTVSDSRTGTRKMAIGHHIGERAHILERERNVHGDEEEHQEFINLEEEEAESFNHEWETRTRRVAGAIGAAGSGITASNYRHQPEPRQLALPSTTNVPSGHSNRSTRWVASPRRAIRSLNSKVKNASPRYSRKY, from the exons ATGTCCTTATTCGGATATGTGGGTGATGAcgatattttcaactttttcgG CTCGTCAATGAATACCATGAGGCACATGAATACCATGATGAACTCCATGCTCACTGACCCGTTTAACATGATGAATCAGAATGCTCTTATGCCTCATCATGGTAGAAGCCCTTACAACGACATGCCACTCTCGCTATTTGACCAACATTATGGCAGATTTGGTTTT aataatatggCACCAGCTGGAAATTGTCATTCGTTTATGAGCCAGTCTGTAATGACTATGTCCAGTGGCCCTGATGGACGCCCACAAGTTTATCAAGAAACTATGTCTACAAGAGTGGCACCTGGTGGtataaaagaaactaaaaaGACAGTAAGCGACTCTCGTACTGGAACAAGAAAAATGGCTATTGGTCATCATATTGGCGAAAGGGCACATATCCTTGAAAGAGAGCGAAATGTGCATGGTGATGAAGAAGAACACCAGGAATTTATCAATCTTGAGGAAg AAGAGGCAGAGAGTTTCAATCACGAGTGGGAAACGCGTACACGACGCGTTGCTGGTGCAATTGGTGCTGCAGGTTCAGGTATAACTGCTAGTAACTACAGACATCAACCAGAGCCAAGACAATTGGCTTTACCATCTACCACAAATGTACCAAg TGGACATTCTAATAGAAGTACACGATGGGTGGCCTCTCCTAGACGTGCTATAAGGTCCTTGAAttctaaagtaaaaaatgCCTCTCCACG GTACAGccgcaaatattaa
- the Mlf gene encoding myeloid leukemia factor isoform X1 encodes MSLFGYVGDDDIFNFFGSSMNTMRHMNTMMNSMLTDPFNMMNQNALMPHHGRSPYNDMPLSLFDQHYGRFGFNNMAPAGNCHSFMSQSVMTMSSGPDGRPQVYQETMSTRVAPGGIKETKKTVSDSRTGTRKMAIGHHIGERAHILERERNVHGDEEEHQEFINLEEEEAESFNHEWETRTRRVAGAIGAAGSGITASNYRHQPEPRQLALPSTTNVPSGHSNRSTRWVASPRRAIRSLNSKVKNASPRYKSPESATPSRAEVLPTSASASGSRKREREPDKQVSNKRHAVPDSDD; translated from the exons ATGTCCTTATTCGGATATGTGGGTGATGAcgatattttcaactttttcgG CTCGTCAATGAATACCATGAGGCACATGAATACCATGATGAACTCCATGCTCACTGACCCGTTTAACATGATGAATCAGAATGCTCTTATGCCTCATCATGGTAGAAGCCCTTACAACGACATGCCACTCTCGCTATTTGACCAACATTATGGCAGATTTGGTTTT aataatatggCACCAGCTGGAAATTGTCATTCGTTTATGAGCCAGTCTGTAATGACTATGTCCAGTGGCCCTGATGGACGCCCACAAGTTTATCAAGAAACTATGTCTACAAGAGTGGCACCTGGTGGtataaaagaaactaaaaaGACAGTAAGCGACTCTCGTACTGGAACAAGAAAAATGGCTATTGGTCATCATATTGGCGAAAGGGCACATATCCTTGAAAGAGAGCGAAATGTGCATGGTGATGAAGAAGAACACCAGGAATTTATCAATCTTGAGGAAg AAGAGGCAGAGAGTTTCAATCACGAGTGGGAAACGCGTACACGACGCGTTGCTGGTGCAATTGGTGCTGCAGGTTCAGGTATAACTGCTAGTAACTACAGACATCAACCAGAGCCAAGACAATTGGCTTTACCATCTACCACAAATGTACCAAg TGGACATTCTAATAGAAGTACACGATGGGTGGCCTCTCCTAGACGTGCTATAAGGTCCTTGAAttctaaagtaaaaaatgCCTCTCCACG cTACAAATCTCCGGAATCCGCCACACCTTCGAGGGCTGAAGTATTACCGACGTCAGCGTCTGCCTCAGGATCTCGAAAACGTGAACGTGAGCCGGATAAACAAGTCAGTAATAAGCGTCACGCTGTACCCGATAGTGACGACTAG